The Chitinophaga pinensis DSM 2588 region ATCGCAGCCTGTGCTGCCGTAGCCGCTTCTGCATATTGTCCTTCATAAAGTAATACACGGGATTTCAATGCCAGCGCTGCACCACGGGTGGCGCGGCCTTCCTCTCCTGCATCATATGATACCGGTAAAGCAGCACTGATCTCGTCCAGTTCTTTCACGATAAATGCTGCTACATCTGCACGGGAAGTACGCTTCATCACAAACTCGCTGGTTGGCGAAATAGTAGTTCTTAATACCACATCTCCATACAACCCGATCAGCTGCTGATAAGCATAAGCTCTGATAAAGCGGGCCTCTCCTTTCAGTCGGGTCAGCATGGCTTCAGATAATGCTTTATCTCTGTCAATATTTTCCAGTACATCATTACAGGAAGCGATCATCTTGTAAAAGTTGCTCCAGAAGTTGTCGAACATGCCGGTACTGATAGAAGCACTACCATTTCCCACATAGATCGCATCGCTGGGCCAGTTACTCCAGGCATAGCTATCGTCTGTCACACAGGAGATAAACATGCGGTTATCCACATCCCCCAGGCGACGGTAGCAGTTATTGACAGCGTTGATCGCATCATCTTCTGTCAACCAAAACGTTTCCCGGCTCACAGCATCCTGCGGCTGTTCGTCCAGTACTTTTTTACAGGCTGACACCGATGCCAGACCTGCCAGTGCGAGTATTATTGATAATTTCTTCATGGCTGCTTAGTTTAGAATTGCACATTTAATCCAAAAGTGAACGTCTTCACCTGCGGGTAGTATCTGCTATCATTCGGAGATTCCGGATCGATGTCACTTGCAAGAGAAGAGAAGGTCAGCAGATTCTGGCCACTCACATAAAGACGGCATCTGTCAAAGCCTGCACGTTTCATGATTTGAGAAGGCAATGTATAACCCAGCTGTACACTTTTCAGACGTACATACGCGCCGCTTTTTACCCAGTAAGAAGAAGACTGATAGTTTTGCAGTGTGCTTACAAGTCTTGGGAAATCTGCACCGGTATTGGCTGGCGTCCAGCTGTTCAGGTGTTCTTCTCTGAAGTTACCATCAGTATTGGTTGGCGCTCTTTCAATCGGTAAGGTGTGGATATCTACTTTACCTACTCCCTGGAAGAAAGCGGTAAAGTCAAAGTTCTTATAGTCTGCCCCCAGATTAATACCATAAGTATATCTTGGAATATTGCTACCCAGGTATACCATATCGCCACCTTTATCAACAGCACCTTCTTTTACCTGTTTGTCGCCATTCTGGTCTTTGTAAATCAGGTCGCCTGCACCTGTAGTCGGGAATGGCTGTGTTGCATGTCCTGCTACCTGTGCTGCATTCTGGAAGATACCTTCTACCTGGTAACCATAGAAGCTACCGATCGAATTGCCGGTTACAAGCCCTGTATAGATGTAGTTATTGTCCCTTGAGATAGCGTCTGTGTTCTTAATATCAATGATCCTGTTACGTACGTCAGACAGATTAGCGCCTACGTTATAGTTCAGTTCACCGATCTTACCACGGTAGTTCAGTGCGATTTCCCATCCTTTGTTTCTCACTTTACCTGCATTCTGCGCGGAAGGATCCAGACCAATGGAAGGAGCGATCGGCAGGAACAACAGGATGTCGTTGGTGTTCTTCACATAATAGTCAAAGGTAAAATCCAGGTTTTTGAAGATCGTACCATCCACACCTACATCGGTCATCACAGTGGTTTCCCAGGTCAGTCCGGAGTTAGGATAGATCGTGATACCCGCAGTTGGTTTCAGTACACCACCGAAAGGATAGCTGTTGTAATAATATTGTGACTGGTAAGGGTAGTTAGTGGTCAGTTTATCTCTGTCCAGGATCACGTCATTCCCCAGTTTACCCCATGAACCACGCAGTTTCAGGTTATTGATAAAGGATACTTCTTTCATGAATTCTTCACCGGAAATACGCCATCCTGCGGAGAAAGACGGGAACAGCCCCCATTTCTGTCCTTCAGAGAAGCGGGAAGAACCATCACGACGAAGGTTTGCTTCAAACAGGTATTTATCATCAAAAGAGTAGTTCAATCTGCCAAAGAAAGACACCAGCGAGTAGGCAACTGCGTTACCTTCTGTAATCTGTCCGTTCTGTTCACCCGCATCAATCTGATTCAGTCCGCCAGCCAGATTTACCCTGTAGCCGCTGAGATCATCGGTGGTTTCTGTAAGGCGGGAAGCACCACCTAATACGGTAAAGTTATGTTTACCAAAGTTCTGGGTGTATTCAGCCAATCCCTGATAGTTACGGAACCAATAGCCCTGATAAGCTTTCTTCACGGAGTTTTGTCCGAGTGGCAGCGGATCCTGGTTCGTGCCTGGATCTTTGAAATAGATCAGTGTTTTCTCACGAGTGCTGTTATAATCGGATCTGTAGTTAACGGATGTAAGACCGGTCAGTTTTAAACCTTTTACCAGGTTGTAAGTAGCTTTGAAGTTACCCGTAAACAGGTTGCTTTTGTACTGATACAGGCCACCTTCTTCCTGCAGGCGGATCGGGTTCTGTCCACCTCTGATCACCGGCCATGTGCCATCTGCATATTTGGTCGGATACAGCGGGTTAATAATAGCTGCCTGTCCGAACTGATACCATGCCGAACCGGAAGCGCCCTGTGGCTCCTGTCTGTCGCCAAGACGTGCCGCGATATCAGCGTTGAAGGTCAGTTTCTTTGTGACATTGATATCTGTATTCAGACGTACTGTGATACGATTGAAATCCATGTTTTTGATCAGACCCGTCTGATCGAAATAATTGGTAGAGAAGCGATATTTCACGTCTTCTGTACCACCGCTGATACCCAGACTATGTTCCTGTTGAAAACCGCTACCGGTCAGGATAGCATCCAGCCAGTAATTATCCGGATTAACGAAATTATCACGATTAGGATTATCGTATGCAGCGATCTGCGCAGCTGTATAGGAGGCAGAACCACCTGAATTAGAGGCAGTCAGATTCGCCAGATTCATAAAATCTTTCGCGCCTACATATTTCGCCAGACGTGCAGGCGTCTGCCATGCGAAGTAGTTGGAATAGGTAACCTTGGGTTTACCGGATGCACCTCTTTTCGTGGTGATCAGGATCACGCCATTAGCAGCTCTTACACCATAGATAGCAGAGGAAGCAGCATCTTTCAGTACGGACATGGAAGCGATATCATTTGCATCGATATCGTTCATGTTCATCTGCACACCATCTACCAGTACCAATGGATCAGTACTATTCATCGTACCGACACCACGGATACGTACGGTACCCTGGTCTACACCCGGCTGCCCACTGATAGTAGTCACTGTTACACCGGAAGCAACACCCTGGAGTGCAGAGGACACCTGTCCTACTGGTTTCCAGTTCAGGTCTTTCCCATCCACCGCAGCGATTGCGCCGGTCACGTTTATTTTCTTCTGTGTACCATAAGCGACTACCACCACTTCATTCATAGCAGTAACGTCAGCTGTCAGTTTTACAGCGAA contains the following coding sequences:
- a CDS encoding SusC/RagA family TonB-linked outer membrane protein → MNKFISAFMAAMGMACYCHMPAEGQDLASLGKPLRPLERSQTKSLKNVLDGLEVKYNVHFMYKSNLAKLQLSHVENTKQSSLEEELKNITGPNKLRYKKMGDSFYIVFSQDDEPADAPVPAGENTSAQLAETLAVAAPAAIPVRGTVTDDKGQPIPGVTVLVKGTSNGTSTGTDGSWSLQVPDENAVLEFSFIGYTKQELKVGNRTSFAVKLTADVTAMNEVVVVAYGTQKKINVTGAIAAVDGKDLNWKPVGQVSSALQGVASGVTVTTISGQPGVDQGTVRIRGVGTMNSTDPLVLVDGVQMNMNDIDANDIASMSVLKDAASSAIYGVRAANGVILITTKRGASGKPKVTYSNYFAWQTPARLAKYVGAKDFMNLANLTASNSGGSASYTAAQIAAYDNPNRDNFVNPDNYWLDAILTGSGFQQEHSLGISGGTEDVKYRFSTNYFDQTGLIKNMDFNRITVRLNTDINVTKKLTFNADIAARLGDRQEPQGASGSAWYQFGQAAIINPLYPTKYADGTWPVIRGGQNPIRLQEEGGLYQYKSNLFTGNFKATYNLVKGLKLTGLTSVNYRSDYNSTREKTLIYFKDPGTNQDPLPLGQNSVKKAYQGYWFRNYQGLAEYTQNFGKHNFTVLGGASRLTETTDDLSGYRVNLAGGLNQIDAGEQNGQITEGNAVAYSLVSFFGRLNYSFDDKYLFEANLRRDGSSRFSEGQKWGLFPSFSAGWRISGEEFMKEVSFINNLKLRGSWGKLGNDVILDRDKLTTNYPYQSQYYYNSYPFGGVLKPTAGITIYPNSGLTWETTVMTDVGVDGTIFKNLDFTFDYYVKNTNDILLFLPIAPSIGLDPSAQNAGKVRNKGWEIALNYRGKIGELNYNVGANLSDVRNRIIDIKNTDAISRDNNYIYTGLVTGNSIGSFYGYQVEGIFQNAAQVAGHATQPFPTTGAGDLIYKDQNGDKQVKEGAVDKGGDMVYLGSNIPRYTYGINLGADYKNFDFTAFFQGVGKVDIHTLPIERAPTNTDGNFREEHLNSWTPANTGADFPRLVSTLQNYQSSSYWVKSGAYVRLKSVQLGYTLPSQIMKRAGFDRCRLYVSGQNLLTFSSLASDIDPESPNDSRYYPQVKTFTFGLNVQF